One window of Candidatus Nitrospira kreftii genomic DNA carries:
- a CDS encoding Copper-transporting P-type ATPase, giving the protein MSENIPSTHALSHAHAMSEIDPVCGMTVDPAKAAGSYDYKGTTYYFCAVSCLERFRADPEQVLSKKPLNLITMPAPRKPIHMMEPVRQGEIDPVCGMTVQLATAAGSYEYRDKTYYFCATRCLGKFRADPEYYLTPPEQRLPKPASVPAGATVKYVCPMDPEVSETKPGACPICGMALEPADVTVVPTRTEYTCPMHPEIVQSAPGVCPICGMALESRTVTVEEVNPELVDMTRRFWQSVVLGSPIFALMISEMMPGQPLQQLVSGRALVWFQFLLATPVVLWIGRPLFERAWASIVSRHLNMFTLIGLGTGAAYLYSVAATLVPGMFPDSFRVHGGELAVYFEPAVAIIALVLLGQVLELRARSRTSSALKALLGLAPKTARVVRNDAREEDIPLEQVQVGDRLRVRPGEKIPVDGVVLEGSSAVDESMVTGESIPVEKMSGQKVLGATVNGTGSFVMRAERIGRETLLAQIVRMVSEAQRTRAPIQRLADVVAAYFVPIVIAVAVVTFTIWAFFGPEPRMAYALLNAVAVLIIACPCALGLATPMSIMVGTGRGATAGVLIRNAEALETLAHVDILVVDKTGTLTEGKPRLMTVTPLPDFNETELLTLAAGLEQSSEHPLAAAIVTGARDKGIVPAKAQDFRSLTGKGVTGMVEGRVVTVGTERYLNESNIETTTLSAQAEPLRLEGQTVMFAAIDGKPAGLLGVADPVKSSTPEAIDLLHNEGLRIVMLTGDNQTTAEAVARRLHIDDVHAEVLPEQKAAIVKRFQSEGHVVAMAGDGINDAPALAQAQVGIAMGTGTDVAMESAGVTLVKGDLRAIARARRLSRGTMRNIRQNLFFAFVYNILGVPIAAGILYPFVGVLLSPMLASAAMTFSSVSVIANALRLRTLRL; this is encoded by the coding sequence ATGAGCGAGAACATCCCAAGCACCCACGCTCTTTCGCACGCTCACGCGATGTCGGAGATCGACCCTGTATGCGGTATGACTGTCGATCCTGCCAAGGCGGCGGGTAGCTATGACTACAAAGGCACGACATACTATTTTTGCGCGGTGTCCTGCCTGGAACGATTTCGTGCCGATCCGGAACAGGTGCTGAGCAAAAAGCCGCTGAATCTGATCACGATGCCTGCTCCGCGGAAGCCGATACACATGATGGAACCGGTCAGGCAGGGTGAGATCGATCCCGTCTGCGGGATGACGGTACAACTGGCCACGGCGGCCGGTTCCTACGAATACCGCGACAAGACGTACTACTTCTGTGCCACCAGATGTCTCGGCAAGTTTCGAGCCGACCCTGAGTATTATCTGACCCCGCCTGAGCAGCGCCTTCCGAAACCCGCTTCTGTTCCAGCCGGCGCAACCGTCAAGTACGTCTGCCCGATGGACCCAGAGGTGTCAGAGACCAAGCCCGGAGCGTGCCCTATCTGCGGGATGGCGCTGGAGCCGGCGGACGTGACCGTGGTGCCGACTCGCACCGAATATACCTGTCCCATGCATCCGGAGATCGTACAGTCGGCGCCAGGTGTATGCCCGATTTGCGGAATGGCATTGGAATCACGCACGGTGACAGTGGAGGAAGTCAACCCGGAACTGGTGGATATGACGCGCCGGTTTTGGCAGAGCGTGGTCCTCGGCTCACCCATCTTCGCACTGATGATTTCTGAAATGATGCCGGGCCAGCCGTTGCAACAACTTGTTTCTGGACGAGCGCTTGTCTGGTTTCAGTTCTTGTTGGCCACGCCGGTAGTGCTATGGATTGGTCGACCGCTTTTCGAGCGAGCCTGGGCATCGATCGTCAGTCGCCATCTGAACATGTTCACCCTCATCGGACTTGGGACCGGCGCGGCGTACCTCTACAGCGTTGCAGCCACGCTGGTTCCGGGAATGTTCCCCGACTCCTTCCGCGTCCACGGAGGGGAGCTTGCCGTCTACTTCGAACCAGCGGTGGCCATCATCGCTCTCGTGTTGTTAGGGCAAGTGTTGGAGTTGCGAGCTAGGAGTCGGACCAGCAGCGCTCTCAAAGCCCTCTTAGGGCTGGCACCAAAAACGGCCCGTGTGGTTCGAAACGATGCTCGCGAAGAGGATATCCCGTTAGAACAGGTGCAAGTCGGTGATCGGTTGCGTGTGCGACCCGGCGAAAAGATTCCGGTAGATGGGGTGGTGCTGGAGGGTTCAAGTGCCGTCGATGAATCGATGGTAACAGGAGAGTCGATCCCCGTTGAAAAGATGTCTGGCCAAAAGGTTCTAGGAGCGACGGTCAACGGAACCGGTAGTTTTGTGATGCGGGCGGAGCGAATCGGTCGAGAGACGTTGCTGGCGCAAATCGTGCGAATGGTCAGCGAGGCGCAGCGTACGCGCGCGCCGATTCAACGGCTTGCGGATGTTGTCGCGGCCTACTTCGTGCCGATCGTCATTGCGGTCGCCGTTGTCACCTTCACGATTTGGGCGTTCTTTGGTCCCGAACCGCGTATGGCCTATGCGCTCTTAAATGCGGTTGCGGTGTTGATCATCGCCTGTCCTTGTGCATTGGGGCTCGCGACGCCCATGTCGATCATGGTCGGCACCGGGCGTGGCGCGACGGCAGGGGTCCTGATCCGAAACGCGGAAGCGCTGGAGACCTTGGCACATGTAGATATTCTCGTCGTGGACAAGACCGGCACGCTGACGGAGGGTAAGCCTCGTCTCATGACGGTCACTCCGTTACCGGATTTCAACGAGACGGAGCTTCTGACGTTAGCAGCCGGCTTGGAACAAAGCAGCGAGCATCCCTTAGCGGCGGCGATCGTGACCGGCGCCCGAGACAAGGGAATCGTGCCCGCGAAGGCGCAGGATTTTCGTTCGCTCACAGGGAAAGGGGTCACGGGCATGGTTGAGGGCCGTGTGGTGACCGTGGGGACTGAGCGGTATCTCAACGAATCGAACATCGAGACGACGACTTTGTCGGCGCAGGCTGAACCGTTGAGACTTGAGGGCCAGACCGTGATGTTCGCGGCGATCGACGGCAAGCCGGCAGGGTTGTTGGGGGTCGCCGATCCCGTCAAGTCCTCCACGCCGGAGGCGATCGACCTATTGCATAACGAAGGCCTGCGGATCGTGATGCTGACCGGCGACAATCAGACGACTGCTGAAGCGGTGGCGCGGCGGCTTCATATCGACGATGTCCATGCCGAAGTGTTGCCCGAACAGAAGGCGGCGATTGTCAAACGCTTTCAATCAGAAGGCCATGTCGTGGCAATGGCGGGAGATGGGATCAACGATGCGCCGGCCTTGGCGCAGGCCCAAGTAGGAATCGCGATGGGAACAGGGACTGACGTGGCAATGGAAAGCGCCGGAGTGACGTTGGTGAAGGGAGATCTCCGAGCTATTGCGCGGGCGCGCCGGTTGAGTCGAGGGACGATGCGGAACATTCGACAAAATCTCTTCTTCGCCTTCGTGTACAATATCCTCGGGGTTCCCATTGCCGCTGGGATCCTCTATCCGTTCGTCGGGGTGCTCTTGAGCCCCATGCTCGCCAGCGCCGCCATGACGTTCAGTTCTGTGTCGGTGATTGCGAACGCGCTTCGGTTGCGGACTTTACGTTTGTAA
- a CDS encoding ECF subfamily RNA polymerase sigma factor: protein MMVDEGRKRRIIQRLLENESAFRQFIRRRVGEETLVEDILQQSLTRAVEHYHSLQNEESVIAWFYRILRHTVADYYRSQGAEVRRNQALLQELTISGNHQEPPSDQVKATVCACLHDLLPSLRGNYADLIKRIDLDGESPEQVAKELKISRNNLTVRLHRARQSLRASLEDACGICSRHGCLNCVCG from the coding sequence ATGATGGTGGATGAGGGAAGAAAGAGGCGGATCATTCAACGACTCTTGGAGAATGAGTCCGCCTTCAGGCAGTTTATTCGACGCAGAGTAGGCGAAGAGACTCTCGTGGAAGATATCCTTCAACAGAGCCTCACCCGCGCGGTCGAGCACTACCACTCGTTGCAGAATGAGGAAAGTGTGATTGCCTGGTTCTACCGTATCCTTCGTCACACGGTGGCCGATTATTATCGCTCCCAGGGAGCCGAGGTTCGTCGTAACCAGGCCTTACTGCAGGAATTGACCATTTCGGGCAACCATCAGGAGCCGCCATCCGATCAGGTAAAGGCTACCGTGTGCGCCTGCCTTCACGATCTCCTTCCGAGCCTCCGTGGAAATTATGCGGACCTCATCAAACGCATCGATCTCGATGGCGAATCGCCAGAACAGGTCGCAAAGGAACTCAAGATATCACGGAACAATCTCACGGTTCGCTTGCACAGAGCTCGCCAATCGTTACGGGCCTCTCTTGAAGACGCGTGCGGGATCTGTAGCAGACATGGCTGCCTCAATTGCGTCTGCGGATAG
- a CDS encoding putative Disulfide oxidoreductase dsbA — translation MGGRMTSIWEGALLVVGVIGLFCAPFSAQAAKPELKGKFEILKDEPSAHQPGKVKVIEFADFYCPHCHHFEETGVPLLLKEFGNKVEITMVGFPVIPGKLPTPFDMYEQAKLMGKGDQMKAVLFRTIHKEKLDGVLDRSIRSLLIKEVGLDVNAFEAGLESGKPAKLFEEGRRWGERIKVSSTPSLLLDGNIKVDGVNMTPENVVTIVRSILEADAKK, via the coding sequence ATGGGTGGTCGAATGACGTCGATATGGGAGGGCGCGCTTCTGGTGGTGGGAGTGATCGGGCTGTTCTGTGCGCCGTTCAGCGCACAGGCAGCTAAGCCGGAACTCAAGGGCAAGTTCGAAATACTCAAGGACGAGCCTTCCGCCCATCAGCCTGGCAAAGTGAAAGTGATCGAGTTCGCCGACTTCTACTGCCCGCATTGCCATCACTTCGAGGAGACGGGAGTGCCTCTGCTGCTGAAAGAATTCGGGAATAAGGTCGAGATCACCATGGTCGGATTTCCTGTCATTCCTGGGAAGCTTCCCACTCCCTTCGATATGTATGAGCAGGCGAAGTTGATGGGCAAGGGAGATCAGATGAAAGCCGTGCTCTTTCGCACGATCCACAAAGAGAAGCTTGATGGGGTGCTGGATCGTTCGATTCGTTCACTCTTGATCAAAGAGGTGGGCTTGGATGTGAACGCATTCGAGGCCGGGCTGGAAAGCGGTAAGCCGGCCAAATTGTTCGAAGAGGGGCGTCGATGGGGTGAACGCATCAAGGTGTCCTCGACCCCGTCGCTTCTGCTGGATGGGAATATTAAGGTTGATGGGGTGAACATGACGCCGGAGAATGTGGTGACCATTGTCCGGAGCATCCTTGAGGCGGACGCAAAGAAGTGA
- a CDS encoding hypothetical protein (conserved protein of unknown function), which translates to MKPLLALCYNYAMEKLLATSLISGLILLSGCAMTDDRADGLPSGTPQISYAEVKATPESYSGQLVTFGGKVLEARRLREGTRIIILQLPLTSSLQPTMDLSRSEGRFVALQKDFLDPATVPPGTFLAVTGALAGTVVMPLDETEYTYPLVHISNLRAWTEEEEVPRIRRPIGPSPYWGPYWSPYWSPWPYYW; encoded by the coding sequence ATGAAGCCCCTGCTTGCGCTTTGTTATAATTACGCGATGGAAAAGCTTTTGGCTACTTCTCTCATTTCAGGATTAATTCTTCTGTCCGGCTGTGCAATGACGGATGATCGAGCCGATGGCCTTCCGTCCGGCACACCTCAAATCAGCTATGCGGAAGTTAAGGCAACTCCTGAATCCTACAGCGGGCAACTAGTGACATTCGGCGGGAAAGTATTGGAGGCGCGGCGGCTCAGGGAGGGAACCAGAATTATAATCTTACAACTGCCTCTGACATCTTCTCTCCAACCAACGATGGACCTCAGCAGGTCGGAAGGCCGATTCGTGGCTCTGCAGAAAGACTTTCTCGACCCAGCGACAGTCCCGCCCGGCACGTTCCTCGCCGTGACGGGAGCACTGGCCGGTACTGTCGTCATGCCGCTGGATGAAACAGAGTACACCTACCCGCTCGTACACATCTCCAATCTTCGCGCGTGGACTGAGGAAGAAGAAGTACCTCGCATCCGCCGCCCCATCGGTCCCAGTCCCTATTGGGGCCCTTACTGGTCGCCGTACTGGAGCCCGTGGCCGTATTATTGGTGA
- a CDS encoding putative Metal-binding protein smbP: MNRIKAAMVAVAVCGVLGGGLTNSVFAGGDGHVKEVIKHAKEGIAHEKEAIKHLEEAIQGSADGHAKEALEHAKASLKHAEESLAHAEEAHHPAKKK, encoded by the coding sequence ATGAACCGGATTAAAGCTGCCATGGTTGCCGTTGCCGTATGTGGAGTGCTTGGAGGAGGTCTCACGAATTCGGTATTCGCAGGGGGAGATGGGCACGTCAAGGAAGTCATCAAACACGCGAAAGAAGGGATTGCCCACGAAAAGGAAGCGATCAAGCATCTGGAGGAAGCCATTCAGGGAAGTGCCGATGGCCACGCAAAAGAAGCCCTCGAGCATGCGAAGGCATCGCTGAAGCATGCGGAGGAGTCGCTGGCACATGCCGAAGAAGCCCATCACCCGGCGAAAAAGAAATAA
- a CDS encoding hypothetical protein (conserved protein of unknown function) has product MSGRVRDTGVYRGPMKEPVMIVRRFAGSVGVVACLTVMVYVALVILAAGCVPMPIGSSGEHDHHSQDSTHSSLCAWSCQIMSQSGLVASVPTMVVNLVAVMVTAPSVDSHSVSPRALQPSRAPPVFALG; this is encoded by the coding sequence ATGAGTGGACGGGTGAGGGACACAGGCGTATACAGAGGGCCTATGAAGGAACCTGTCATGATCGTGCGCCGGTTTGCCGGTTCAGTTGGGGTTGTTGCGTGCCTGACTGTCATGGTGTATGTCGCATTGGTGATCTTGGCGGCCGGTTGTGTGCCCATGCCGATCGGTTCTTCCGGAGAACACGATCATCATTCTCAAGACTCCACGCATTCTTCCCTGTGTGCCTGGTCCTGTCAGATAATGTCGCAGAGTGGGCTGGTGGCATCGGTCCCAACCATGGTTGTCAATCTCGTCGCGGTGATGGTGACTGCCCCTTCCGTCGATTCACACTCGGTTTCTCCTCGTGCATTACAACCCTCTCGTGCTCCGCCTGTGTTCGCGCTCGGATAA
- a CDS encoding hypothetical protein (conserved protein of unknown function): MEKSMLRVGEAAELLSVSRWTIYRWVEDGRLRGTKLGKGSLRIFHESVTGLIKHNETTMSGVLTGAKRP; the protein is encoded by the coding sequence ATGGAAAAATCAATGCTTCGAGTGGGAGAAGCGGCTGAACTGCTCTCCGTCAGCCGGTGGACGATTTATCGGTGGGTGGAAGATGGACGGCTGCGCGGCACAAAGCTTGGTAAAGGAAGTTTGCGGATCTTTCACGAATCCGTCACCGGTTTGATCAAGCATAATGAGACCACGATGTCAGGAGTGCTCACGGGGGCGAAGCGGCCATAG
- a CDS encoding hypothetical protein (conserved protein of unknown function), with product MTSKGINQFFFPAWGISLVLHGMVVGVAFVFVAQVKPVLQGETFQWDVAFVEEARSDSNSEPTESVAASEQPLIQKLPPSRSKPVLESSRPVMPMERQIEPPQPTIKQKVETPQIRDGLVEQQIVEVAEPAVEVKEPEPIVTAPLPESVAVASAQDVPIVQEAPTSAEAYGSRMDVDPLRMREAQVSGTAAKVDNRWLAESLWRRVAELKRYPSSARINGQEGKVILKAVIRSDGQLADVFVQTSSGYSALDQAAIETVRLACPLHMKHAIGKSQIVVSLPIVYSLAN from the coding sequence ATGACCTCGAAAGGTATCAATCAGTTCTTCTTCCCTGCTTGGGGCATTTCACTGGTCCTACATGGAATGGTGGTCGGCGTGGCTTTTGTATTTGTCGCGCAAGTTAAACCTGTCCTGCAGGGGGAAACGTTCCAATGGGATGTGGCGTTCGTGGAAGAGGCGAGGTCTGACTCCAATTCGGAGCCAACCGAATCAGTTGCCGCATCAGAACAACCCCTGATCCAGAAACTTCCTCCGTCACGGAGTAAGCCTGTCCTAGAGAGTTCCCGACCGGTCATGCCGATGGAACGGCAGATTGAGCCACCGCAACCAACGATCAAGCAAAAAGTGGAGACTCCTCAGATACGTGACGGGCTGGTTGAGCAACAGATAGTCGAAGTCGCTGAGCCGGCTGTGGAGGTGAAGGAGCCTGAACCCATTGTGACTGCGCCCTTGCCTGAGTCCGTGGCGGTGGCATCAGCTCAGGACGTTCCCATTGTTCAGGAGGCACCCACCTCGGCTGAGGCATACGGCAGTCGTATGGATGTCGATCCACTGAGGATGCGCGAAGCTCAGGTCTCTGGTACGGCAGCGAAAGTGGATAACAGATGGTTGGCCGAGTCGCTCTGGAGGCGAGTGGCGGAACTCAAACGGTATCCAAGTTCGGCCCGCATAAACGGCCAAGAGGGAAAGGTCATCCTAAAAGCCGTCATCCGATCCGATGGGCAGCTCGCCGATGTGTTCGTTCAGACAAGTTCAGGGTACAGTGCGCTCGATCAGGCAGCGATTGAAACAGTAAGACTTGCATGCCCACTTCACATGAAACATGCCATCGGAAAGTCGCAGATCGTCGTGAGTCTTCCGATCGTATACAGCTTAGCGAACTAA